The DNA window ACGCGGCCGAGCTCTGGGGCGAAATCCTCGGCGCCCTCGAGGCCAGCGCACCGCGCGCCCAGTTGGTACTGAACCACCACAGTCCGGTGGTGCGCCGACTGAGTCGGATCGGCGATCCCGCCTTCCTGAAGACCGCGCTCGAATCGCTGTACGGCCAGGCGTTATTGATGACGCACCGGCCGCTGCGCCCGGCCGACACCGCGCTGCTCAACCGCGCGTTCGGTGAATTCCTCAGCTGGGCGACCCGGCACGCGGCGGGCGAGTCCGCGGGGGAGGCCTGAGATGGACACCTCCGAGATCCAGACGGCACTGGTGCAGAGCCGTTCGCTGCCGCACGGACGCGGCCGCACCGAACGCCTGGAAACCCTTGCCGCCGCAGCGAAATCGGCTCCCGACCGGGCACTGGAGGGGAGTGTCCTGTTGGAGCTGGCGAAGGCCTATGCCTATGCGGGCGAACGCGATCTGGCCCCGGTCGCCTACGGCAGGCTGCTGCGGATCTACGACGAATTCCCCGCCGAACTCGGTCCGATGACGCATTCGGTGCACTGGTACCTGAAATGGCTGACCTGGGGCCTGATCGAGAACCCAGCGGTGCCACTGCGGACCACCTATCGCTGGCTCGACGAACTCGAAAGCCGTTACCGGCAGCGCGGATACAGTGCTCGGCCGGTGCTCGCGCTGCGCTCGGACCTGGCCCGCGAACTGGGTGAGCACGACGCGGCGGCGAAGCTGCTCGACGCGGCCCGTGCCGCGCCGCGCGACAGTATGTCCGACTGCGACGCCTGCGAACGCGACCAATGGGGCGCGAACTACGCGCAGGCCGGCGATGACGAGGCCGCGCTGGAGTGCTGGGGTCCGGTCATCGACGGCGCGCGCAGCTGTGCCGAGCAGCCGCACCGGGTGCTCGGGCAGGCGTTGCTGCCGATGCTGCGTACCGGTCGCGCCGCCGAGGCGCGCAGCGCGTATTTGACGGGTTATCCACTGGTACGCCACCTTCCGGATCTGCGCCGCTCGGTGGGCGAGCACATCGAGTTCTGTGCGTTGACCGGGAACGAGGCACGCGGGCTCGAAATCCTGGCCGAACATACGGCGTGGCTCACCGACCCCGGCGCCGACGTCGCCATCCGGCTCGCCTTCATCACGGGTGTCTGGGTGCTGCTGCGGCGATTGACCGAGCTCGGTCACGGTGGTCTCGAAGTCGGTGCGGGAACGGTGGATTCGGTGCGCGCGGACCTGACCGTCGAAATCGACGAGCTGACCGCACGATACGACGCCCGCAACGGCAGTACGGTGGTCGGCGATCGGATCGCAGCCCGGCTCGCTCAGCGGCCGCTGGTCGACCAGCTCCCGCTCGGTGTGCGAAACACCTTGCCGCGCAAGGTTGCTGCCATCGAGCCAGTCGCCAACACGTCCGCGGAGCAGGCCGAGGACGCACAGCAACTGGCCGAATTGGCCGCCCAGCGACTCGTCGACGATCCGGAGGACGCCGAACAGTATCTGCGGCAGGCACTCTCGATCGGCGCGACTGTTCTACCCGCCGAACATATCGCGCGCCTCAGTTCCCAGCTCGTCATGGCGCTGTCCGGGCAGCCGGGCCGGGAATTCGAATTGGCCGACGCGGCATTGACCGCGGCCGCGCGCTGGGAGCCGATCTCGACCGCGGACGCGGAACACCTCACCTTTGTCGCCGCACGGGCGCTGCACCGGGCCGGGCGGTACGGCGAAGCGGCCGCGCTGTTCGAACAGCCGCTCGCGGCCGGTGCGATGCCCTATCCGCCCGCCGAGATGGCGATCCTGCGCCGCCAGTACGGCGAATCCCTGCGCAAGCTCAACCGCTACCGTGACGCGGCGCGGCAATTCGTCGAGGGCGCTCGATTGGTCGACAACGATCCCGATCGCGTCGAGTTGGCGGCCGAGCTGGCCTGGTCGGCGGCGTCGGTCCTGGATTTCTGCGGTGAGGACGAACAAGCGGTCGCCGCCTTCCTACGCGCGGCCCGACTGTGGGGCGAGCTCGGCCGCATCGGCTCGCGCGCCAGATGCCTGCGCTCGGCCGCCTGGCTGCAGCTCTACGGCAACGGCATGGCGCCGGATCGGCCATGGCTGGCGACGATGCGTGGACTGCTCGCGGAACTGGAGGAGCTGGCGCAGACTTCTCCGTCGGCCGAGGTCAACACCGAACTCCTGAACACCCGCAGTCAACTCGCGGATATGCAGAGCGACGTCAGCGAGGCGGACTGACGGCCGTTTGTGGACTGTAAGGGAATTGATAGGCCGGATCGGCATCGTTGTCGATGACACCGGGATCGCCTCGGTGTGATGTCGATTCGGAGTTCCAGATGAAAAAGACCGCTGCCGCACTCGGTGCGCTGGCCACCGCCGCTGTGCTGACGGCCTGTGGGCCGGACGGATCGCCCACGACCGGCGCCGGATCGCCGTCGGCGACCTCGACCGTGGCGGGTACGCCGTCGACCAGCACGCCGACGTCCGTCGCCGGATCTCCTCAGGCCGATCCCACCGCGCCCTTCACCGCGACCACCCTGCATCTCGAAGGTGACGGCTACAAACTCGACGTACCGCAGGTCGCCGGTGGAAACGCCGACGCGCGAACCGAATTCAACGTGGCCATGCAGGACGCGGCGCGGGTGTGGATCGGGCGCATCAGCTCACCAGGCGATTCGGTCACCGGCGGTGACAGCCAGGTCGTGCATATCGGCGCGCATGTACTCAGCGGGCACTTGGTCACCATCATGTACAGCGCGCATGCGGCACACCCGAACAGTTTCGATTCCGCACACGTCACCGATATCGAAACCGGTAAGGCGATCGGCCTGCCCGAACTGTTCACCGATCTGCAGCAGGGGCTGAACGCGCTCTCGACGGCGGCCGAAACCCTCGTCGAGCAGAACCCGAGGGCGACGGGCTACGACCGCGGCCAGCTCACCCCCGTGGCCGAGCACTTCCAGACCTGGGTCGCCACGCCGGAGGGCATGCGCATCTACCTCGGTGAGATCGCCTCGCACGCCGCGGGCAATATCGACGTCACCGTGCCGTGGGCCGCGCTGGACAGTGTGCTGAAGCCGGGGATGCGAGCGGTGGTGAGCAGCTGACGATCAGGTCGCGGTGGTAGCTTCTCGGGCACGGACGAGCTAGGGAGGCTGAATGAGGAAGACCGCTGCCGCTGTCCTGCTCAGCGTGCTGATGGTCGTGCTCACGGCCTGCGGGTCCGACGATCGGGCCGACTCGTCCGCGGCATCGGGCTTCACCGCGACCTCGATCCGGCTCGAAGGCCCGTTTTATAGCGTCGATCTGCCGCAGGTGGACGGCGGAAAGGCCGACGCGCGTACCGATTTCAATGACGGTATGCGCGCCGAGGTGGATCCGTTCGTGCGGAGCGCGGCGGAGAAACAGAAGGTCAAGGGGTTCAACAGCGAGGTCGCCCATATCGGCGGCCATGTGCTCAGCGGTGTGCTCGGCATCGAAGTCGACGACGGCTGGACGCATCCGACCACCTATAAGCGCACCCATGTGACAGATATCGACACCGGGAAGGCACTCACCCTGCCGGACCTGTTCACCGATCTCGACAAGGGCCTGGAGGTGCTGTCGACGCAGGCGGCGGCGCAGCTCCCGAAGACGCGTGTCGGCACGAACGCCTACGACGAGCAGCGCATCGCCCCGACCGTGCAGAACTTCCAGGACTGGCTTGCCACGCCCGACGGCCTGCGCGTCTACGTCGGGGAGATCGCCTCGCACGCGCTGGGCTATATCGACCTCACCATCCCGTGGTCCGAACTCGACGCGGTGCTGAAGCCGGGTTTGCGGGCGGTCGTCAGCAGTTGACCGCCCGGGCGACGGCGTCGACCCAGGTCGGGCCGAACCGACCGGTTAAGCTCGGCACTCATGCAGGAGAACGGTCGGCGTCGACGCAAGCTGGGGGTGATGGGTGGCACCTTCGACCCCATCCACCACGGCCACCTCGTCGCGGCCAGTGAGGTCGCGAACCGGTTCGAGCTGGACGAAGTGATCTTCGTCCCTACCGGACAGCCGTGGCAGAAGGCCGATAAGCAGGTCAGCCCGGCCGAGGATCGCTACCTGATGACCGTGATCGCGACCGCCTCCAACCCCCGATTCTCGGTCAGCCGGGCCGATATCGACCGGGGCAAGGTCACCTACACCGTGGACACGCTGCGCGAGATGCGTACCAAGCATCCCGACGCCGAGCTGTACTTCATCACCGGAGCTGACGCACTCGCCAACATCTTGACGTGGCAGGATTGGGCGGAGTTGTTCGAACTGGCGAAGTTCGTCGGGGTGAGCCGACCGGGGTATGAGCTGAACACCGATCATCTCGAGGAGCATCTGCGTGACCTGCCGGTCGACGCGGTGACCATGATCGAGATCCCGGCGTTGGCGATCTCATCGAGTGAATGCCGTCGTCGAGCCGCGGAGAACCGGCCGGTGTGGTACCTCGTGCCCGACGGCGTAGTGCAGTACATATCGAAACGGCATTTATACGTGCCCGTAGGAGTGGAAGGTAAGTAATTGAGCGCATCTATCGAGTCGGTGGAGATGGCGCAGGTCGCCGCCCGTGCGGCGGACGAGAAGCTGGCCTCCGACGTCGTGGTGCTCGACGTGTCCGAGCAGTTGGTGATCACCGACTGCTTCGTGATCGCTTCCGCGCCGAACGAGCGTCAGGTCAACGCCATCGTCGACAACGTCGAGGAGAAGCTGCGTGAGGCCGGGCACAAGCCGGTCCGCCGCGAGGGCACCCGGGAGGGCCGCTGGGCGCTGCTGGACTATGTCGATGTAGTCGTGCACATCCAGCACAATGACGAACGCAATTTCTATGCGCTGGAGCGGCTTTGGAAGGACTGCCCGGTGGTTCCGGTGGACGGGATCTCGGCGGGTAGTGATGTGTTCAAACATGCTGCGGCAGAACACGACACCGTGGCGGTGAACGGCGAGGCGGAGGAAGACTCCGAGTGAACAAGTATGCCGGCGTCCGCACGCTGATCCTGTTGCGGCACGGGCAGACCGAATGGAACGCCGCGGACCGGATGCAGGGGCAGATCGACACCGATCTCACCGAACTCGGCCGTCGTCAGGCGAAAGAGGCTGCGCGCGAACTGGTTTCGCGCAACGCGATCGCCATCGTCTCCTCCGATCTGCGGCGTGCGTTCGATACCGCCTCGGCACTGGCCGAGCACGCCGATGTCCCGGTGGTCCTGGATCCGCGGCTGCGCGAAACCAACCTCGGCGACTGGGAGGGATTGACCCATCTGGAGGTCGACGCCGACTATCCGGGCGCGCGGGTGGCCTGGCGGTTGGACGCGGCCTATACCCCGCCGGGCGGCGAGAGCAAGCTCGAAGTCGGCGCGCGGTCGCTGCCCGTCGTTCGAGAATTGTTCGCCGAGCGGCAGGATTGGCCCGGCCGGTCTATCATCCTGGTGGCGCACGGCGGGCTGATCGCCGCCCTCACGGCCGCGCTGCTCGACCTGCCGCCGCGGAATTGGCCTGCCCTTGGGGGATTGGCCAATACCAGTTGGGTGCAGCTGAGTAGCCATGGCCCGAGCATCGATCAACCTGGTTGGCGCCTAGATGTGTGGAACGCATTGGCGAAGGTGGCCCCGGATGTCCTCTGAAGAACCGGTTCGTCAGGTACCGGACGAAATGTTTCGTCGGGTTTCGGCGAAGCCCGAACGGGCGATTCCGGATGCCCTATTCGGACCTCCCCCGGCGAAGAAGCCGGAGCCGGCCGAACCGGCCGAATCGGACACGTCCGAGACCGAGGACGATGATTCGGTGTCGGCCGAGTCCGGCGAAGGGGCCGACGAGCCTGTCATGCCTGCCGCCGAGTCCGGTTCCGGTGCGGAGCCCGCGGCGCCGGCGGATGAGCCACCGGAAGGTGTTGCGGCGGCATCCGATACGGGCGAGTCCGTGGCTGTTGAAACCGTGGCTGTCGAAACTGTGGCTGTCGAAACTGTGGCTGTCGAAACTGTGGCTGTCGAAACTGTGGCTGTCGAAACTGTGGCTGTTGAAACCGTGGTCGTCGAAACTGTGGTCGTCGAAACTGTGGTCGTCGAAACTGTGGTCGTCGAAACTGTGGCCGAGTCCGTGACCGGCGGTGCAGCGCCTGCGGGCGAGGCAGTCACCGCCGCAGTGGAATCCGTAGCCGACGCGTCTGCGGTGTTATCTGCCAGCGGTGACGAGGCCGCGTCTGCTATAGCGGATTCCGCAGTCATCGCCGAACCCGTGCTGGCTGGCGTCGCGCCGAGCGCGGCCGATTCCGCGGCACCGGTTGTCGGCGATGGCGTTGTGCCCGTTGAGGAATCCGCGTCGACCGACGAACCGCAGAAGTCGGATCGGCCGGTGCTGCTGGTGATCGCGGACTCGCTATCCTACTTCGGCCCGAAGGGCGGTCTGCCCGCGGACCATCCGAAGATCTGGCCGAACCTGGTTGGCGCCGAACTCGATTGGGATGTCGAGCTGATCGGGCGGATCGGCTGGACCTGCCGCGACGCCTACTGGGCGCTGATCGGCGACCCCCGCGTGTGGGCCGCGGTGCCGCGCGCGGGTGCGGTCGTCTTCGCCGTCGGCGGGATGGACACCTTGCCCTCGCCGCTGCCGACCGCGTTGCGCGAGCTGATCCGCTATGTGCGCCCGCCCGTGCTGCGTCGCGCTGTGCGCGCCACCTACAACTGGCTGCAGCCGAAGCTGTCGAAACTCGGTCGGCCCGTGGCGTTACCGCCGAAGGTGAGCGTGGACTACCTCGAGCAGTCGCGGGAAGCGCTGGCCCAATTGCGTCCCGATCTGCCGGTCGTCGCGGTGCTGCCGTCGGTGCACGACTGCGCTGCCTACGGGCGCGTGCACAGCGGCCGCGAGCGTGCGGTGCAAGCGCTGCGCGCCTGGTCGTCGAAGACCTCGGTACCGCTGGTCGATCTCGGTGACGCGGTGCGCGACAACATCTTTTCCGGTGAGGCGAATCCGGACGGCATCCACTGGGGTTGGGCCGGGCATACCGCGGTCGCGAATTCGATGGTGAAGACCCTGCAGGAAGTTCGGTAGTCCGTGGCCGTTGTGGTCGTCACCGATTCGTCCGCCAGCCTCCCTGCCGAACTCGTCGGTGAGTTGGACATTGCCGTTGTCCCGCTGCACGTTCTGGTCGGCGACCGCGCCATCCGCGAAGGCGTCGACGCCATCGATATCGATTACGCCTCCGAGACCGTGACGACCTCGGCGGCCTCACCCGGCGAACTGCGCGCCGCCTACGAGCGGGCGCTCGAGCTGAGCAATGGGGATGGCGTTGTCGCGGTGCACATTTCGCGCCAACTCTCCGGCACCTGGGAGGCGGGCCGGCAGGCGGTCCGCGATATGGATGCCGCCGACCGGGTTCGGCTGGTCGACTCGCTCGGCGCGGGCCTGGCCACCGGCCTGCCGGTGCTGGCCGCCGCCCGCCGCGCGCACGACGGTGCGGCCTTGAATGTCGTCTACGACACCGCTGTCGCCGCGTCGAGCCGATCGCGCACCTTCATCCTGGTGAACCGGACCGAGCAATTGCGCCGCGGCGGCCGATTGAGCAGCGCCGCAGCCTTTTTCGGCAGTGAGCTGGTGAGCAAACCGCTGTTGCAGATCGTCGAGGGCCGCCTCGAACTGCGGGAGAAGGTCCGCACCCGCTCCAAGGCCTACGCCAAACTCGTTGCGGCAGCGCTCGATGCGGCGGGCGAGGACGGTGCCGCCGTCGCCGTCCAACACCTCGGCGCGGCGGACGCGGCGAATACCGTCGCCACCCAACTCCGCGATCTGGTTCCCGGAATCCGCGAAATGATCGTCGCTGAATTCGGGCCCACCCTCGGCGTGCATCTGGGCGTCGGCGCGGTCGGCGTGCTGGTCGTGCCCGGCGGCTGCGCCTAGTCATTGGTATTAATTCTCACTGATCGCAACCCCTTGTGTGGACGCCGGCGGTGACTAGCGTCGCGGCATGACGAGTTCCGCAACTCCGATCAAACCGCCGCCCCTATCCGACTGTGTCGCGAAGAGCCCGCACTGATCGATGCCACGAACCCCAATGTGCGGCGGGGCCGCGGGGCGTCCGCGCCCGGTCCGACCTCGTCAACGGGATATCACGAAGTGCAGGAGGAGTTCTCGCCGATATGCGAGGCGGTGGGTGACGCTCGACATCGAAGTGGCGGCGGTACGCGCCAACTATGGTGATGGTGTGGGGAGCGAATGCCGGATCTGCGATAAGCATCGGGGGATCGGTGGGCTGGTGGGCCCGGTGATCTATGAAGACGACCTGGTGCTGGTGACGCATCGGCCACTGACCGAGGGCATGCCGGTGCCGGGCTATCTGTTCGTGGAGACCCGGCGGCATGCCCCGACGTTATCCACCCTGACCGACGCCGAGGCGCGGGCGGTGGGCTGGGCGGCCCGCCGCGCCGCGCGGGCGTTGCAGCGTGAGCTGGCACCGGAATTCGTGTTCTCGGCGATCACCGGTCTGAGTGTGGCGCATTTCCACCAACACGTCTTCGCCCGCCCACACGGCACGCCCGCGTCGGTGCCGTGGACGAACGCCGATGCGTGGCCGGATGCGCCACGCATCGATCCGCCCGGCCTCGCGGCGTTGTGCGACCGCCTGGCCGGCCATTTCACCACTGAGCGTTGAAGGGTCTCAATCGATCTCGGTGCTCGGCCACAGCATGGTGCTGTGTGCCGCGATGAGTTCGGTTACGGGGGAAAGGAATTCGTCGACGGGCAGCGGGTCGATGCGGCGGCCGTCCCGAAGTCGCACCGCGACATGGTCGTTCGCGACCTCCTTCGGGCCGATCACGACCTGATAGGGGACCAGGCGGGCTTGGCGGATGCGCGCGCCTAGGCTGCCGAGCTCATGGTCGGCGATTTCGGCGCGCAGACCCAGGTCGCGGCAGCGCCGGGCGAGTTCCTCGGCGGGTGGTACCTCGGCCGCCGAGACCGGCAGGATGGCCAGTTGGGTCGGGGCCAGCCAGGCCGGGAAGGCGCCGCCGTGTACTTCGATGAGGTGCGCGACGGCGCGTTCGACACTGCCGATAATGCTGCGGTGCACCATGACCGGGCGATGCTTCGCGCCGTCCGCGCCGATGTAGTGCAGGTCGAACTGTGCCGGCTGGTGGAAGTCGACCTGCACGGTGGAGAGGGTGAATTCGCGGCCCGCGCCGTCGGTGAACTGGATATCGATCTTGGGACCGTAGAACGCGGCCTCACCCTCGGCCGATTCGTAGGGCAAGCCGGAACGGTCGAGGACCTCGGTCAGCATGGCGCTGGATCGCTGCCAGAGTTCCGGTGCCGCAACATATTTCCCGCCGGGACCGGGCAGCGAGAGCCGGTAGCGGGTCGGGTTGATGCCCAGAGCCGCGTGCGCCTGACGGATCAGTTCCAGCGCGCCCGCGACCTCGTCGGCGACCTGATCCACGGTGCAGAAGATGTGCGCGTCATTGAGCTGGATGGCGCGGACCCGGGTCAGACCGCCGAGTACACCGGAGAGTTCGGAGCGATACATTCCGCCCAATTCGGCCATCCGCAACGGCAATTCGCGATAGCTGTGCGAGCGCGAGCGGAACATGATCGCGTGGTGTGGGCACAGGCTCGGGCGCAGTACCATCTGCTCGCCGCCCAACTCCATGGGCGGGAACATATCGTCGCGGTAATGCGACCAGTGCCCGGATATTTCGTAGAGTTCTCGTTTCCCGAGTACCGGCGAATATACGTGCCGGTATCCGGCCCGCCGTTCCGCGGTGCGGATGTACTCCTCCAGGGCGTGGCGCACGGTGGCGCCGTCAGGCAGCCAGTACGGCAGCCCGGATCCGATCAGCGGGTCGGTGTCGAAGAGGCCGAGTTCGCGGCCGAGTTTGCGGTGGTCGTGCATGGTTCTCCTCGCGGACAGGGCGAGTAACCACAAGACGAAGCCCCGGGCACTCGCCCGGGGCTTGTCGATCAAGACATCAATCAGCGCGCCGGGACAGGTTCCGGCGTCGTCGTCACAGCAGCGCGCTTCATGCTCGCGACCCTACCAGGTCCGTCGCGGCGCACGCACGCGATTATTCCGACGGTGCTATCCGACCTGCTCAGCGAGGAAATCCTCCCAGGTGAGCTCGCCGACAGTCGCGCCTTCGAGGGTCAGGTTCTCCTTGGCGCGATACGCGCGGCCGACCTTGCCGGGCACCGGTACCGGCAGGAACAACCGTCGCTTGCCCTCGGCCTTCAGATAGTCGCGGACCAGCTCGGCCATCGGGTACACGGTCGGCCCCACCAGATCGGGCACACGCCCCGCCGGTGCGTCGCGAGTCAGCTCCACGAGCCGCGCGGCGACCTCCCGCGCATCGACCGGCTGCCACAGGACCGCGCCGGGAGCCGGGACGATCGGGCTCTTGGCCATGCCCCGCGCGGTCTTCAGTGCCAGATCGTGGAACTGGGCCGCGCGCAGAATGGTGAACGGAACACCCGACTCGATAATGGCTTGCTCGGCCGCGAACTTGGCCTTGAAGTAACCGATCGGCAGCTTATCGGCGCCGATGACTCCGATGTAGACGATGTGCCGCACCCCGGCCTTGGCCGCGGCGTCAACCAGATGCTGGGTCGCCACATCATCGCCCTTGGGGCCACCCGCGAGGTGCAGGATGATGTCCGCGCCGTCGACCGCCGCCTCGATACCCCTGCCCTGCACCAGATCACCGGTTACGAACTCGATGCCGTCGGTCGATTCGTGGGCGTTGCGGCTGAGCATCCGGATCTTGAAACCGGCATCCACCAGCAGTGGCGTGACGTGGCGGCCCAGCGTGCCGGTGCCGCCGGTCAGCAGGATGGTGGTCATGGTTCCTCCAAAGCTCGATCGGCCGATGGCCGCGTCAGTAGGTCTTCGTAGGTATGACGACGCTGCTGGGCGCGGTGTGACAAAGCTGGAGAACACGCAGGTACCAGCCGATGTGCGAAGGTGCCTGCCTCTACGATTCCCGAGTGACCGGATACGACAACGATGCCTTCGAGCACCTCGACACCTCGACCCTGCCGCCGCGCCAGCAGCGGATCCTGGCCACCATTCGCGATTGGGTGGTGCGGCACGGGTATGCGCCGAACACCCGCGAGATCGGCGACGCCGTCGGATTGCGCTCCTCATCCTCGGTCTCCAGACATCTGAAGTCTTTGGAGGACAGGGGATTTCTGCGTCGCAGTGAGACGATGTCGCGGCCGATCGACGTGCGAATGTTCCTGCAGGCCGCCGCGCCGCGGGAGCAGTCGCAGGATTCGGTGGCGGTGCCGGTTGTCGGTGATATCGCGGCAGGTACGCCCATCCTCGCCGAACAGCACACCGACGACATGATGACGCTGCCGCGCGAACTCGTCGGGCGCGGAACGGTTTTCGGCCTGCGCGTGCGCGGCGATTCGATGATCGAGGCGGCGATCTGCGACGGCGACCTCGTGGTGATCCGCAAACAGCACGAAGCGCATTCGGGTGACATCGTCGCCGCGATGATCGACGGCGAGGCGACGGTCAAGGTCTACCGCCGTCGCAATGGGCACGTCTATCTGGAGCCGCGCAATCCGGCCTATGACGTCATCGATGGTGACGAGGCCGTGGTTCTCGGGAAGGTCGTCTCGGTGATGCGTCGCGTGTGAGTTCGGCCGCGGCGACGGAAAATCCTTTGCCCGAGCTAATGACCATCGGTAGCGTCGCTTCGGTTTGTCCACCGATCGATCGAAGGAGTCGATGCCGTCATGAAAGTCGTCACCGAACGCGACATCAGGTCGTCGTTCATCAACTGTTCCAAGACCACCGCCAAGAAGTTGCCCGTACCCCGGGATCTGGACGGGCAGCCGTGGGATGACCTGGACTTCCTCGGCTGGAGCGATCCGTCGCTCCCCGGCCGCGGCTATCTCGTCGTCCCGCGCGAGGATCGCCTCGTCGGCGTCGCGCTGCGCTACGAAACTGGCGGATCCGGTCGGACCCAGATGTGCGCGGTCTGCCTGACCACGCATACCGGGCGCGGCGTCTCGCTGATGACCGCGCACAAGGCGGGTGAATCCGGTCGTCGAGGCAATTCGATCGGCACCTATATGTGTACCGATCTCGCCTGCTCGCTCTACGCGCGTGGCAAGCGAACGCCCGCACTGGGCAATCGGTATCGCGAAGACCTCATCACCGTGGAGACGAAGGTCGAGCGAGTCCGGGACAACATGAACGCCTTCATCACGAGGCTCTTCAGCTAGACCCAGCCCCTCCGGCTGCATCCGAAAGGGAGGTAGATGCCATGCGCCGACACTCAGGAACCGCGCACCGGTGCGCCCCGAGTTCCGCGAGCACCAGAACTCGGGGTGCATCGGATTCCGCTCCGGTCGAGACGGCCCGGACCTGGACCGGACCATCTCGACCGGAGCGGAATCCACACCGGCTCAGTTGGACGCATATTTTTTCGCTTTTCTTGATCTCTGCCCACCCGGAAAGACGGTCCCGTCTGGCTATCTCGGCATCAAGCTAGGACGGCTGACGGATCTCGGTGACGATGGTGTAGAGCTCGATGATGACGCCGTCTTTGGTACGAGCGATGTCCATGCCGCTGACCACCGGCGGTTGGTCGACGGGGCCGTATCGGAAGCCGAGGTGGCCGATGTCGTCGAGCGCCGACACGGGGCCTGCGGGTCGGAAGACCCAGTCCGGGTTTTCGGCACGCAACTCTTCGGCGCGGCGTTCGAGATCCTTGCGCCCGTGCACAATTCGGTCCGATTCGTGCCACACCACATCTTCGGTATAGGTCTCGGCGATGGCTGCGGCCCGGCGAGCCGGGTCGGGTTCGTTGAAGACGTCGAGAAGGTTGCGTCGCATCAGGTCGGCGGGGGAACTGGTCATGGCGAGTCCTTCCATGCGGGGTAGTCGCTGTAGCTCGACATTGAAGGTACTGCTCGCGTGGAAGGATCCAACGACATTCTGGATTGGTCGTCGTGGGTCGTGTTGTCGCCGCTGCGAGCAGAGGGCTGCTGGGCCGAGTTCATCAGCGCGGCCGCTGGCCTGCCGCAGCTGGACTTTCAGGATTCGCGGGCTGCGATTGCGGCTTGGATTCGTCGTAGCGTGCGCAGGCCTTTCTTTGCGGCGACGCTCACCATTCCGTCGAAGACTGTTGAGCCCCGGTCGTGGGCCATCATCCGTTCCAGCATCGGCACGGCACGATCGTCGCCGGTCGAACCGAGCGCGACAGCCGCCCAGTATCGCTGGTCCGGGTCGTCGCTGTCGGCCGCCTCGCACAGCCTCGGGATGACGTCCGGAGCGAATTTGGCCAGCGCGCTGGCGATATAGCCGATGCGGTAGTACCGGCGGTTCTCGAGTTCGTCCCATAGTGCAGCCAGCGCTGCAT is part of the Nocardia sp. NBC_00565 genome and encodes:
- a CDS encoding nuclear transport factor 2 family protein; the encoded protein is MTSSPADLMRRNLLDVFNEPDPARRAAAIAETYTEDVVWHESDRIVHGRKDLERRAEELRAENPDWVFRPAGPVSALDDIGHLGFRYGPVDQPPVVSGMDIARTKDGVIIELYTIVTEIRQPS
- a CDS encoding SDR family oxidoreductase, whose amino-acid sequence is MTTILLTGGTGTLGRHVTPLLVDAGFKIRMLSRNAHESTDGIEFVTGDLVQGRGIEAAVDGADIILHLAGGPKGDDVATQHLVDAAAKAGVRHIVYIGVIGADKLPIGYFKAKFAAEQAIIESGVPFTILRAAQFHDLALKTARGMAKSPIVPAPGAVLWQPVDAREVAARLVELTRDAPAGRVPDLVGPTVYPMAELVRDYLKAEGKRRLFLPVPVPGKVGRAYRAKENLTLEGATVGELTWEDFLAEQVG
- the lexA gene encoding transcriptional repressor LexA, with amino-acid sequence MCEGACLYDSRVTGYDNDAFEHLDTSTLPPRQQRILATIRDWVVRHGYAPNTREIGDAVGLRSSSSVSRHLKSLEDRGFLRRSETMSRPIDVRMFLQAAAPREQSQDSVAVPVVGDIAAGTPILAEQHTDDMMTLPRELVGRGTVFGLRVRGDSMIEAAICDGDLVVIRKQHEAHSGDIVAAMIDGEATVKVYRRRNGHVYLEPRNPAYDVIDGDEAVVLGKVVSVMRRV
- a CDS encoding FBP domain-containing protein, whose amino-acid sequence is MKVVTERDIRSSFINCSKTTAKKLPVPRDLDGQPWDDLDFLGWSDPSLPGRGYLVVPREDRLVGVALRYETGGSGRTQMCAVCLTTHTGRGVSLMTAHKAGESGRRGNSIGTYMCTDLACSLYARGKRTPALGNRYREDLITVETKVERVRDNMNAFITRLFS